A single Crateriforma conspicua DNA region contains:
- a CDS encoding DUF6807 family protein translates to MMRRICERWSMVMMAATCLLGTLGVGKALSEEPATTAKATIAVSIDDQAGRLTIRVDGEPKIVYCYDDSVDLPHFDPFCSASGRPMTVKMTDPYPHHRSFWVGEKHVQLAGQSQHADVYNALYSGVKASPDAKRAVAPFRDRVRHVSFDDLKIDEDTATFSEMLTWFHGSTPVLDEHRQYRVRALGAGEYFLDFAFQLTAAYGDVTVKRDASHYAIPYIRMNDTFNVESGGGRIVNSEGGINQEGTDKQTANWVDYNAPMSGGEREGLACFLHPSTGPPHLWLTRDYGTWGPRAPKAFHATTFTIAQGESYQQHVGLLVHHGDSQSGQVDQRYQDYCDGRL, encoded by the coding sequence ATGATGCGGCGTATTTGTGAACGCTGGTCGATGGTGATGATGGCCGCGACATGCCTGTTGGGCACCCTAGGTGTCGGCAAAGCTCTTTCCGAAGAACCGGCGACCACCGCAAAGGCAACTATCGCGGTATCCATCGACGATCAAGCGGGGCGTCTGACAATCCGTGTCGATGGCGAACCCAAGATCGTTTACTGCTATGACGATTCAGTGGATCTGCCACACTTTGATCCCTTCTGCAGTGCCAGCGGTCGTCCGATGACGGTGAAGATGACGGATCCGTATCCGCACCACCGATCGTTCTGGGTGGGTGAAAAACACGTTCAGTTGGCCGGACAGTCTCAGCATGCCGACGTCTACAACGCCTTGTACTCCGGCGTGAAAGCATCACCCGACGCAAAGCGTGCCGTCGCGCCGTTTCGTGATCGCGTCAGACACGTGTCGTTCGATGATTTGAAAATCGATGAGGATACCGCGACTTTCAGTGAAATGCTGACGTGGTTCCACGGTTCGACGCCAGTTCTGGACGAACATCGTCAGTATCGTGTCCGTGCGTTGGGTGCTGGCGAATACTTCTTGGACTTTGCGTTTCAACTGACGGCGGCCTACGGCGACGTCACTGTCAAACGGGATGCGTCGCACTATGCGATTCCCTACATTCGCATGAATGACACGTTCAACGTGGAATCGGGTGGCGGTCGTATCGTCAACAGCGAAGGCGGGATTAACCAAGAAGGCACTGATAAACAAACCGCGAATTGGGTGGATTACAACGCGCCGATGAGTGGTGGTGAACGCGAAGGCTTGGCTTGTTTTTTGCATCCATCGACTGGCCCGCCGCACCTTTGGTTGACCCGCGATTATGGAACGTGGGGACCACGTGCACCCAAGGCCTTTCATGCAACAACGTTCACGATTGCGCAAGGCGAATCTTACCAACAACATGTCGGGCTGTTGGTCCACCACGGTGATTCGCAAAGCGGCCAAGTCGACCAACGATACCAAGATTATTGCGATGGTCGGTTGTAA
- a CDS encoding Gfo/Idh/MocA family protein produces MSKAKQSRRGFMKKAAAASTVFAVPTIIPRSALAQGDRPGANDRIAIAGVGVGRQGSAIFSAAAKDPRTDVVCVCDVNRPRAESIAKQHNASDVSQDYREVLDRSDVDAILTATPEHWRANVCINAALAGKHIYAEKPLTLTIPEGRLMVKAARRTGITFQVGSHQRSQRENFIGCEFIRNGGIGNVKEVHAANYESPWLCDLPAQPVPSGLDWNMWCGPTEIVPYHKELYVPRGNPGWLSFRAYSGGEMTGWGTHGFDQIQSALGLDHTGPTEILVDGPALELPTYKTPESNARGNELCSTPKLAYRFANGITVHLDKGNRGGGIFVGEKAKMEVFRGRLASNPSEMAEELLKNDPRQSRSHVGNWLDCCVSGKQPVADVEIGHRSATICHLLNIGRMLGRNLKWDPDTEQFVGDDEANAMLTRPMRKGFEWPTV; encoded by the coding sequence ATGTCCAAAGCCAAACAATCCCGCCGCGGTTTCATGAAGAAGGCTGCCGCGGCGTCGACGGTTTTTGCCGTCCCCACCATCATTCCGCGTTCAGCGTTGGCCCAGGGAGATCGCCCGGGGGCGAACGATCGTATTGCGATTGCGGGTGTGGGCGTGGGACGTCAGGGTTCGGCAATCTTTAGCGCCGCGGCGAAGGACCCTCGAACGGACGTGGTTTGCGTGTGCGACGTGAATCGACCGCGTGCGGAATCGATCGCCAAGCAACACAATGCTTCGGATGTGTCCCAGGACTATCGCGAAGTGCTGGATCGTTCCGATGTGGACGCAATCTTGACGGCGACGCCCGAACACTGGCGAGCCAATGTTTGCATCAATGCCGCACTGGCCGGTAAACACATCTATGCGGAAAAGCCGTTGACGCTGACGATTCCCGAAGGTCGTTTGATGGTGAAGGCGGCCCGGCGAACGGGCATCACGTTCCAAGTCGGATCGCATCAAAGGTCGCAGCGGGAAAACTTCATCGGTTGTGAATTCATTCGCAACGGTGGCATCGGAAATGTCAAAGAAGTTCACGCGGCGAATTACGAGAGTCCCTGGTTGTGTGATCTGCCCGCCCAACCGGTCCCGTCGGGGTTGGATTGGAACATGTGGTGTGGACCCACTGAGATCGTGCCATACCACAAGGAGCTTTATGTCCCGCGCGGCAATCCAGGCTGGCTTTCGTTTCGTGCGTACAGCGGCGGCGAAATGACGGGCTGGGGAACTCACGGGTTCGATCAAATCCAATCGGCGTTGGGCCTGGACCACACCGGACCGACGGAAATCTTAGTGGATGGGCCGGCGTTGGAACTGCCCACCTACAAGACCCCGGAATCCAACGCGCGTGGCAACGAACTTTGTTCGACGCCAAAATTGGCTTATCGATTTGCCAATGGAATCACGGTGCACTTGGACAAGGGCAATCGCGGCGGCGGAATCTTCGTCGGCGAGAAGGCAAAGATGGAAGTCTTTCGAGGACGCCTGGCTTCCAACCCGTCGGAAATGGCCGAAGAGTTGCTGAAGAACGATCCGCGACAAAGTCGTTCGCATGTCGGCAACTGGTTGGATTGTTGTGTCTCCGGCAAGCAACCTGTGGCGGACGTCGAAATCGGACACCGAAGCGCCACCATCTGCCACTTGTTGAACATCGGCCGCATGTTGGGTCGCAATTTGAAATGGGATCCGGATACGGAGCAGTTCGTCGGCGACGATGAAGCCAACGCCATGTTGACCCGCCCCATGCGGAAGGGTTTCGAGTGGCCGACGGTCTGA
- a CDS encoding sugar phosphate isomerase/epimerase family protein, with translation MGKVGIGLNLEAVRTSHKSFEWGVEFAADLGYEYIEPMVHWGRELLSEARYFHSVSMLDDPFRVRDTVEKHGLKLSALSSHSQASKPEIAVEYLKQAARFAKEAGAPIINTHEGHKQPWTTMEEDFVLIRYSLMEALKVCERRGIKIGFEMHQTYSLKPDLYDRCLNLVDSPNLGANFDTGNAYLGGEDPHEWIERIKDRVIHVHAKDISVEQSDAERGKVMGTAVGCACGEGVVDWKRIVKTCQSVPQDIVLSVECGTLDQAERSIEHLRSVISETEPIAV, from the coding sequence ATGGGAAAGGTAGGAATCGGCCTGAATTTGGAAGCCGTCCGGACATCGCACAAATCCTTCGAATGGGGCGTGGAGTTTGCTGCGGATCTGGGTTACGAGTACATCGAACCGATGGTCCATTGGGGCCGCGAACTGCTAAGCGAGGCGCGGTACTTCCACAGCGTTTCGATGTTGGACGATCCGTTTCGCGTTCGCGACACGGTTGAAAAGCACGGGCTGAAACTGTCGGCCCTGTCATCGCACAGCCAGGCATCGAAGCCCGAGATTGCGGTCGAATATCTGAAACAGGCGGCCAGGTTTGCCAAGGAAGCTGGCGCACCGATTATCAACACGCACGAAGGGCACAAACAACCATGGACCACCATGGAAGAAGACTTTGTGCTAATTCGATATTCGTTGATGGAAGCGTTGAAGGTCTGTGAACGCCGCGGCATCAAGATCGGCTTTGAAATGCATCAGACGTATTCGCTGAAGCCGGATCTGTACGATCGCTGTTTGAACTTGGTGGATTCACCCAACTTGGGTGCCAACTTTGACACCGGCAACGCCTACCTGGGCGGCGAAGATCCCCATGAGTGGATCGAGCGAATCAAGGATCGCGTGATCCACGTGCATGCCAAAGATATCAGCGTTGAACAGTCCGATGCGGAGCGTGGCAAGGTCATGGGCACCGCCGTCGGATGCGCGTGTGGCGAAGGCGTCGTCGACTGGAAACGGATCGTGAAGACGTGCCAATCAGTACCGCAGGACATTGTGCTGAGCGTCGAATGCGGCACGTTGGACCAGGCGGAACGCAGCATCGAACACCTGCGCTCGGTCATCAGCGAAACGGAGCCTATCGCCGTGTGA